ATATTTTTCAGTTTCCACATTTATGGTTAGGAGTACTTACTTTGTTTTTATATGTTGGAGTTGAAGTAATTGCTGGTGATACTATTATTGCTTATGGAATTTCTTTAGGAATTCCTGCTACAGATGCAAAATTCTTTACCACATTTACTTTAATGGCAATGGTTGCTACCTATGCATTAGGTGTGGTTTTGATTCCTAAAATCATTAGTCAAACAACTGCTTTAAAATTAAGTGCCTTGTTGGGGATTGTTTTTTCTTTATGTATTGTTTTTACAACTGGTTTTACTTCTGTATTATTTGTTGCTGCTTTAGGAATTGCAAATGCTTTAGTGTGGCCAGCTGTTTGGCCCTTAACACTAAAAGGGTTAGGTAAATTTACAAAAACAGCCTCTGCCCTACTTATTATGGCAATTTCTGGTGGAGCTATTATTCCTCCATTATACGGTAAACTTGTTGATGCTAATAAAGCTGAATATATTGCTCAAGGAATGAGTAATGCTATGGCTACTGCTACTGCATCTACAGAAGGGTATTGGATTTTATTACCTTGTTATATTATTATTTTATACTACGCTATATCTGGACATAAAATAGGCTTAAAAAAATAAGATACTTCATAAAAAAACCTATCACTGTTATGTGATAGGTTTACCAAAAATGATACTTGATTGACCACTCAAGTATTATCAACAAATAAACAAATTATATTAAATAGCTTCCTTTACCATTTGTAACCAACTGGTAATTCTTTCGTCATTTAACTCTGACTCGTTGTCATTATCTAAAGCTAATCCATAAAAATAATCTTCATCATTAGGAATAATTGCTTTTGATTCGGTATGCCTATATCCTTCTATAGGCCATTTACCAATTACTTCTCCACCATTTTCAATAATTACTTCGGCTAAAATTCCAACCCCATCAATAAAATACTCTGCATAACCAATTTGATCACCCAAACCATAAATTGCTACTTTTTTCCCTGTAAAATCTATCGTTTTAAAATCATCAAAAAAAGTTTCCCAATCACTTTGTAAATCGCCATCATACCAGGTAGACAATCCTAAAATAATCGTTTCATAATCTTCAAAATCACTAGGTTTAGCTTCAGAAACTTCTTTAACAACAATATTGTCAAAAGCATCAATAATATCGTGTGTTAACTCTTCGGTTATCCCAGTATCTGATCCAAAAAACAAACCAATTCTCTTTTCCATTTTATATAATACTTTAAGATTCTAATTCAAAAGTAATTATTATTTTTATCAATTCTAAATAAAAATAAATATTTTATTAAAAGAAAAATTAATTTTGATGATCTATAATTAACTATCTTACTTTTCTTTTTTGCAATTATGAAAAGAGTTTGCTATAAAGTTTTTATTAAACAATTAATCATCAAAGATTTACTTGGAAAAGATTCGCAAAGAGGTATTAGTTTAACTTATGCTTGGTTAGCGAATCAGTTAGGACATTTTAGTTTAGGTTTTATTCCCAGTATTGTTTTAAGTTCTATTTTTTCTACCCAAAAAAGTCCAATGTACTTTAGTACAGCTGTGATTTTATTTTGGTTGGTATTTGAAATTATCAATCTTACCCTACCTATTCTAATCAAAACTAAAAAAAGAAGTTTTAAACCAGAATGGAATCATTTGATATTTGACACTATAACAGATCTGCTATATTTTGGTCTAGGGTCTTTGGTTTCAGCATTTATATTAACACAAAGTAACAGTATTGGTTACTATGTAATTTTGCTATTATTCTTATTATTTTTTCCTTTTGTTTACTGGTATACCCTTAGAATATATCAGCAATATGCTTTTTTTCCTTTTCAATTTAGATTGTCTCAGTGGATTGGAAATATAGACGAACAAGAGAAAGAGATTATTTTAAATTATATCAAAAAAACATCTTATGATGAGTATAATCACTTATTAATTTTTGGTAATGTTAACGAAGGAAAAACAAACTTAGGAGTAGCCATAGCAAACGAACTAGCCTTAAAAAAACGAGCTTGTACTTATATAACAGCAACAAAACTATATAGTTTATTGTTTAAAAATATAGACAACAAAGATTTATTATGGAACTGGGTTAATTGCAATTTTTTAGTTATTGATGATATTAACCCTGATAATTTAAAACACAATACCATTATAACCCCTACTGATTTTTTACGTTATGTAGACAAATTTACACCTATAGACTCTAATAATAGAAACATTCTTAAAACCAAAAATATAATTTGGGTTTTAGGTAGTAATGAAAAAACTCAAAAAGAACAATGGTTTAAAGTTTTAGAAACTATAGGTGTTGCTCCAAAAAATATTTTTAGCGTAAATTTATCAGACTAAAGTATGTTATTTTCATATGCAAAACTGATTAAATGAGGCAAACTCCTTACTTTAAATCTTTTATACATAGGTATAATTCTTTTTTCAATAGCCGACTGAGAAACATTTAATTCCTCTGCAATTTCTTTAAAAGCAAATCCTTTAGCTGCTAAAGCCAAAGCCTCTTTTTCCTTTCTAGAAATTGCATGATGTTGAAACAACTCCTTATTTAATGCTCCTTCAAAATCTTTTGATTTAGGTCCGTACGCAGCATATTGCATTACATCTCCTAATTTTAAAGTTTTTATTACTTGAGATATTCCTATTATTTCTTCAACTTTACCGTTAGCAGCTTTATGGACAGCTACTCTAGAGAATAAAGGCACAACATCTCCGTTTTTATGATACTTTTCTAGTTCTAAAGTAAAACTATATTCTTCTAAATCTTCATGAACATTTTCTATAAACATCATGGCTTTGTCATTTAACTCACTAGAAAACTTTAAAAATCTAGGTGTAGTAATACTAACAATAGTCATCATGTTTATTTCATCGTCCTTATAACCTAAAACATCTTCCCAACCTGCAGCAAAAACCATTCTATTTTCCTTAAAGGAATACACATAAACTGCTTGATCTTTAAAATTAGGCAATGTACTCCTATAATATTCATACATCTTGTGAGAGTCATCTAAAGGTACGTCTGTAATTAAGTCTTTTGAATAATCTCCTAACTTCTTCTTCATTGTATTTATCATATCAAAAAAACTGCGTAAAGACACAGTTGTATAATCTTTTAATCTATTGTAATTTTGTTGTACAAGATACACAAAATCTTATTTTTATAAATAAAATTTATCTTCAACCTATAGATAGGTTTTATTTTTAAAAGGATACTAGAAATTGCTATGAAAAAGAATTTTAAAATATCCCAAAAAAAGTGTTAGTCTAATTTAAAGACTAGCACTTTTTTTTTGCTCATTATTTTCAATCATAACTTTATTTTTATTTATTCTAAATAAAATTTATATTTGACTCAAAATTAAAATATGAGATCAATATATACTATCTATGAAAATATACTAGGAACTTCATTTGAAATGATTAATGAAGAAAAAAAATCACTAATCATTTTAGAAATTGGAAGCATTAGTTTTATGATTAACCAGAGTGAATTAACAAATTTTGTTAAATCAATGGAACAAATTATTAACTACCACAAGGACTGTACTTGTCCAAGAGATTTAAAAAATAAAATGGTGGTTTATCAAGCTGATAAAACTGAAATTAGGATGAAACTTAGTTATGATGAGTTGTTCTTGTTAAAAGACTTACTAAAAGGAACTAAGTTTAAATTGGAAATGGATAAAATTTTAAATGATTATAGAATTATTTAATTAACTATAATAAGTCTAAATAAATTATATATTTGCATTTATAAAATTTATTAAATCTTAATTAAAAAATTAAAATGAAGACTAACTACTTAAAATTATCATTACTAGCCTTAACCATTACTTTTACTGCATGTAAAAAAGATGACAATAACAATGATAATTTAGAAGCAACTAAGAATGAATTTATTCAAAACTATGCTAACATTGTAGCTGCAAACTATGAGGATACCTACAAAACTGCGGTAACAATGCAAACAGCAATTGACGCTTTTATTGATGCTCCTAGTGATGATAATTTAACTGCGGCTAAAAATGCATGGCTATATGCACGTGATTTTTATGGACAAACTGAAGCTTTTAGAGTTGCTGGTGGACCAATAGATAATGATCCGTTAAATACTGAAGGTTTAATGAATGCATGGCCTTTAGACGAATCTTATATTGATTATGTTGATAAAAAGGGTACTCCAAGTCAAACAGGATTAATAGGAGATACTTCATTTACAATTACCAAAGAAAACCTAATCAATAAAAATGAAGGAGGAGGAGAAGAAACAAATATATCTACCGGATGGCACGCTATTGAATTCTTATTATGGGGACAAGACTTAAATGCAAATGGTGTTTTTACAGACGGTGGTAATAGACCTTATACTGATTATACTACTGCTGATTTTGCTGAGAGAAGAAAAACTTACCTTACAACAGTTACCAACTTATTAGTTAAAAACTTAAAGGATTTAAAAGATACATGGGCTCAAAATGGTGACTATAGAGTTATTTTCTCATCTTTAGATCAAAACCAACAATTAAAAAATATTTTAAATGGTATTGGTTTTATTTCTAACGGAGAGGTAGCTGGAGAAAGAATAATTCCTGCTATTCAAGATGGTCAAGAAAATGAACATTCTTGTTTTTCTGATAATACTAACCAAGATTTATGGGCAAATGTTCATGGTTTAAACAATGTTATTACTGGAAAATATACAAGAGAAAATAAAACTATTATTTCTGGAACATCGTTAATCGACTTAGTAGAAACTGTAGATACTGATGCTGCTAATACGCTAAAAAACGCTGCCAATACAACTTTAACAAAACTAGATGCTTTGTTAGCTATTGGGAAAAAATTTGATGAAATAATTTCAACTGAATCATTAGGGAGTAATGGTCCTGCAGAACAATTGTCTGATGCATTAAGTACACAAGGAATTAGAATTGCAGAAGCTGCTCACTCCATGTCTATTAATATTTCTATTGAGTAATTAATTACACTTAATTATAACTAATATATCCGAAGTCATTTTATGGCTTCGGTTTTACTGTTTAAATAAACAAAATGTTTAAAAGTTTTAAAATATACCTTAGTACTATCTGCATACTTAGCGCCCTAAACTCTTGTCAAACTGATGACCCTGTTAACGAATACGAAATTTTTGTAAACGAAAATTATGTACCTGGTGAAGAAAATTTAATTGGAAAATTTTCTGTCGAAGCATACTCAGCTGATTTGGCTTTTGGAAGTAAAATACCTGGATTAACCAATTTAGAACCTAAAATTTTTGTTATTGGAAATGCTATTTTTAAACAAAACTGGGTTCAATCCCCTGCTAGTACAACTACTAGAGATGGTTTAGGCCCTTTATTTAATGCTCGATCTTGTAGCTCTTGCCATTCAAAAGACGGAAGAGGAAAACCAATGCTTACAAACAACGAAGCTTCTCAAGGTTTTTTAATACGCCTTAGTAAAGATAATGACTTTGTACATGGACCTATAGGTATGGACAACTATGGTGGACAATTTCAAGATTTAGCAATTACCAATGCCAATAGTGAAGGAAATATAAACGTGAGTTTTGAAATTGTTTCGGGAGCATATCCAGATGGAGAAACTTACGAACTAAGAAAACCAATATACACATTAACAGACATAAATGGTCTTCCAATTGTAACTCCATACACTTCTCCAAGGGTAGGTACCCAAACCATTGGCTTAGGGTTTATAGATGCCTTGAGTGACGATAGTATTTTGGCTAATGCTGATGAAGATGATATTGATAATGATGGAATTTCTGGAAAAGCAAATTATGTTTGGGATGTAGTTAACAACAAAACAAGTCTTGGTAAATTCGGTTGGAAAGCCAATCAACCTAACTTAAAACAACAAATTGCCGGAGCCCTTAGTGGAGATATGGGGTTAACTACCTCAATTTTTCCCCAAGAAAATTGTCCTAACAATGATTGTTCTAATTATCCTAATGGAGTAAATATTGATGATACTGTAGAGGTTCCAGACAATCAATTTAATGATTTATTACTTTATCAAGTTGCTTTATCTGTGCCGGTAAGAAGAGATGTTAAAGATGTTGATGTTCTTAAAGGTAAAAAATTATTCAACTCTTTAGCTTGTGTAAAATGCCATGTTGATGAATTTACCACCAGTAGTAATTATGATTATTTACCACTTATAGAAAATACAACTATCAAACCTTATAGTGATTTTTTATTACATGATATGGGGTCTGATTTAGCTGATAATAGAGCAGATTTTTTAGCAGAAGGAAATGAATGGAGAACACAACCTTTATGGGGGTTAGGGATGATTGAAACTGTAAACAATCATACTTTTTTACTTCATGATGGTAGAGCTCGCAACATAGAAGAAGCTATTTTGTGGCACGGTGGTGAGGCTGAAACAGCTAAAAATAATTTTAAAAAACTTTCTAAAACAGAAAGGTTACAATTACTAAAATTCTTAAACTCATTATAATGAAAAAGATATTTGTTTTAATTTTTGTTATATCATCTTTTGTATCATGTAGCTCAGATTCAGTCAGTTCAGACAACCAACAATTTTACGAATCTTTTGTAGATAATAATATTACTCCCTTGTTAAATCAGCTAGAAATAGATTGTGAAAACCAAAGAGATGCCATTCTTGCCTTTAAAGAAAACCCTACACAAAGTAATTTTAATGTAATTCAAGAAAAATGGTTATCAACAGCTCTTACATTTTCTAAAACTACTCTGTATAATTATCCAAAAGTGGCAAGTAAATACTTTAATATTAACATCTATAACTATATTATATCTCCTTCAAAAATTGAATCTGAAATCACGATAAATACTACTTTTACCTCTAGCTATTTTAACAACAAAACGCAAACTATAAAAGGTTTAGGGAGTATTGAATATTTGCTATACAACAATAATAATGAACAAGAGGCGCTCAATCTTTTAACCCAAGAAAACAATGCTTCTAAACGAATAGACTATCTATTAGCCTTAAGCGAATATACTCTTGCACAAGCTACATCTTTAAAAAACTTTTGGTTAAATGAATACAAGCAAGACTTTATTACAGCAAACTCTAAAGCTTGTTCTGATAACAGAAAATGTATTGCCATAAATCAAATCATCAATGTTTTAGATGTTGCTAGAGTTACTAAGATTGGGAAACCTGCAGGAATAGATGGAGTGCATACCAATGTAGAACTATTAGAAGCTTATAAAAGTAAATCTTCTTTACTACTAATTAAAGCCTCTTTAGAAGAAGCTAAAAAAATATATTTAGCAGGAACACAAAGTTTTCACACCTTAGTTGATGAAATTGATGATAGTAAAAAAATAACGGCAAGTATAAACGGTAATTTTTCTACAACTTTTAAAGCAATAGATGATTTTAATAATACTTTGTACGATGGTATTGTCTCCAATTCTGATGGCATTCACCCCATATATAATGGTATTAAAAGTTTAGTTACTAGTTTTTCTGTTGATGTAACTAGTATACTATCTATAGCTACTTTACCCACAGATAACGATGGAGATTAACTAAAGTAAACCTGTAATGTTCTTAAAATGTTACAGGTTTTATTTTTTATAGATTAACAACCGTAAATTTATGATCTAACGGTTTTAATGATTTAAATAAAGTAGTTAACAATTCTTTACCATAAGACTCGTAATAATCTGCAAAATTACGCTGTCTTTCTTCTAAAGATTGATTAGGAAATAATTCGTTTTGTAACAATTCAATTCGAGTTACTAAATCGTACATTTTTTTCTTTTCAGCTTTTAACAACCTCTTTTCAAGATGGTCTAAACTTTTTATTTGCTTTTTTTCTTGAGCTTTTACTGCTCCTATAAAAGAAGCATCTGTTTTAGCAGCTAATTCTTCTAACTCCTTAAAGTTATCAGACAATTGTTTTCTTTTGCTTTTAAAGTCATATTGAATGGTAGAACGTTCTTTTACTTTTTTAGCTATCAAATCATTTTGAGATAAAAACAATTCTTCTATGCTCAATTCTAATTTATTAAGTTTCTTCTGTTGTTTTTCGGTAATCAATAAGGCTGAATTACGCATTAACAACATAGGGAAAGGAACATCAAAAGCTTTAAAAGTAGATTTTAATTGCATCCAATAAGCCAATTCTCCTCCACCTCCAACATAACAAAGGTTGGGTAAAATTACTTCCTGATACAAAGGTCTTAACAAAGCGTTTCCAGAAACCACATCGGTTAGATTTTCTTTTTCTTCAAAAATAGCTTCTACAGATGAAAAAGTTAACGATGTATTGTTTACTGTATAACCATTGGCTGATTTTAGAATTCTTTCTCTAAAACCATTTCCGATATAAAACAAGTTAATTTCTCTAGGATGTACTTGATTTGGATAAGATTTAGTAGCTAATTGCTCACTTGTTTTGGTTACTTCTTTAAAACTAACTTGCTCCTTTAATTCTTTTAAAGCATAAGGTTTAAATAAAGATTTTAATTGCTGATCATCTCCATCAATCACCACCAATCCATATTCCCCAAACAAAGCGTTTACCAAATAACGAGAAGCAGAAGTTAAATTATCGTGTTCCAAATATGCTTTGCTAAACAAATCTTTTAATTCATTAGCGTTGATACTTGAATTTAACAATCCAGAAAATGTTTCAAAAACAGATGCTAAACCATCTGTAGACAAACGTCCAACAGCACCACTAGCCTCTTGATCCCAAACTATTTTTTTACTTTTAAAATTAAAATATTGTATTTCTTCAAAATCATGATCTTCTGAAGCCATCCAATAAATAGGCACAAAATTTTGTTTTGGATATTTATCTTTTAACTCTTTACACAAATTAATAACCGATATTATTTTGTATAAAAAATATAAAGGTCCAGAAAACAAATTTAATTGATGTCCGGTAGTGATGGTAAAAGTATTGGGTAAAACTAAATGATTGATGTTTTGTTGCGAAAGATCACTAATAGTTAGTCCTTGATATTGTTGCTCCAAAGCACTTACCAAAACTTTTCTATTTTCTACAGGAAAGGATTTTGCTTTTTCCTGAATTTGAGCTTCAAAATTATCTATGGATGGAAAACGATGATAAAAAGGCTGAATACTTTCTTTTTCTTCTAAATAATCTAACATGATTTTAGAAAAATATCCAGTATCTTGATATGGTATTTGAATGCTATCCATAGAAATGTATTACGCGCTGTTTGTCGAAAATCACAAACAAATTATACAATATAAAAGTATAAAATTTTAAAAGTCTTTAAACAACTGATACTGGTAACAAATCACAATACCAAAATCCTGTATCCCAATTTACCTCTTTGTCTTTTTGATAACAGTTATCATCATCATTTTTAGAAGGTTGATAGGTTTTATGCACCTTTTCTCCTATTGAAAACGCTACGGGTGTTTTAAAAATAGGGCCATCAAAAACAAAAGTATGGAACTCTCCATTTTCTCCACAAATATCAACATTCTCTGGTAAATCGGCTATAAACTGTTCGTCTATCACTCTTCCTACAAAACTTTTGTCTAAATATTGTGCGTTTACACAAACAGTGATGGCTTTAAAGCCTAAAGACAAAAATTCTTTTAACAAAGCTTTGGTATCTTGTTTCCATAAAGGATAGACTCCTGTAATTCCTACTTGAGCTAATTTTGTATCTCTATACGCTTTTAAATCTTCTAAAAAAATATCGCCAAAAAAACAATGCTGGTAATTTTCATCAACAATACTTTGCATTGCATTTTGCATTACCTCATCATATTCTTTCATGGTTACATTTCCAGAAAATTCAATTTTACGCAATGGAATTCCAATAGATGCTGCTTGAGCCTCTAACAACTCTTCTCTTAAACCATGCATAGATACACGGTTCACATCTTTGTTTACATTGGTCAACAAAAAATCAACCTGATACTCAGATTGAT
Above is a genomic segment from Wenyingzhuangia fucanilytica containing:
- a CDS encoding flavodoxin is translated as MEKRIGLFFGSDTGITEELTHDIIDAFDNIVVKEVSEAKPSDFEDYETIILGLSTWYDGDLQSDWETFFDDFKTIDFTGKKVAIYGLGDQIGYAEYFIDGVGILAEVIIENGGEVIGKWPIEGYRHTESKAIIPNDEDYFYGLALDNDNESELNDERITSWLQMVKEAI
- a CDS encoding diphthine--ammonia ligase, with the protein product MTKAYFNWSSGKDSSLALYKTLNQSEYQVDFLLTNVNKDVNRVSMHGLREELLEAQAASIGIPLRKIEFSGNVTMKEYDEVMQNAMQSIVDENYQHCFFGDIFLEDLKAYRDTKLAQVGITGVYPLWKQDTKALLKEFLSLGFKAITVCVNAQYLDKSFVGRVIDEQFIADLPENVDICGENGEFHTFVFDGPIFKTPVAFSIGEKVHKTYQPSKNDDDNCYQKDKEVNWDTGFWYCDLLPVSVV
- a CDS encoding di-heme oxidoredictase family protein, translated to MFKSFKIYLSTICILSALNSCQTDDPVNEYEIFVNENYVPGEENLIGKFSVEAYSADLAFGSKIPGLTNLEPKIFVIGNAIFKQNWVQSPASTTTRDGLGPLFNARSCSSCHSKDGRGKPMLTNNEASQGFLIRLSKDNDFVHGPIGMDNYGGQFQDLAITNANSEGNINVSFEIVSGAYPDGETYELRKPIYTLTDINGLPIVTPYTSPRVGTQTIGLGFIDALSDDSILANADEDDIDNDGISGKANYVWDVVNNKTSLGKFGWKANQPNLKQQIAGALSGDMGLTTSIFPQENCPNNDCSNYPNGVNIDDTVEVPDNQFNDLLLYQVALSVPVRRDVKDVDVLKGKKLFNSLACVKCHVDEFTTSSNYDYLPLIENTTIKPYSDFLLHDMGSDLADNRADFLAEGNEWRTQPLWGLGMIETVNNHTFLLHDGRARNIEEAILWHGGEAETAKNNFKKLSKTERLQLLKFLNSL
- the bshC gene encoding bacillithiol biosynthesis cysteine-adding enzyme BshC, coding for MDSIQIPYQDTGYFSKIMLDYLEEKESIQPFYHRFPSIDNFEAQIQEKAKSFPVENRKVLVSALEQQYQGLTISDLSQQNINHLVLPNTFTITTGHQLNLFSGPLYFLYKIISVINLCKELKDKYPKQNFVPIYWMASEDHDFEEIQYFNFKSKKIVWDQEASGAVGRLSTDGLASVFETFSGLLNSSINANELKDLFSKAYLEHDNLTSASRYLVNALFGEYGLVVIDGDDQQLKSLFKPYALKELKEQVSFKEVTKTSEQLATKSYPNQVHPREINLFYIGNGFRERILKSANGYTVNNTSLTFSSVEAIFEEKENLTDVVSGNALLRPLYQEVILPNLCYVGGGGELAYWMQLKSTFKAFDVPFPMLLMRNSALLITEKQQKKLNKLELSIEELFLSQNDLIAKKVKERSTIQYDFKSKRKQLSDNFKELEELAAKTDASFIGAVKAQEKKQIKSLDHLEKRLLKAEKKKMYDLVTRIELLQNELFPNQSLEERQRNFADYYESYGKELLTTLFKSLKPLDHKFTVVNL
- a CDS encoding DnaA ATPase domain-containing protein, whose product is MKRVCYKVFIKQLIIKDLLGKDSQRGISLTYAWLANQLGHFSLGFIPSIVLSSIFSTQKSPMYFSTAVILFWLVFEIINLTLPILIKTKKRSFKPEWNHLIFDTITDLLYFGLGSLVSAFILTQSNSIGYYVILLLFLLFFPFVYWYTLRIYQQYAFFPFQFRLSQWIGNIDEQEKEIILNYIKKTSYDEYNHLLIFGNVNEGKTNLGVAIANELALKKRACTYITATKLYSLLFKNIDNKDLLWNWVNCNFLVIDDINPDNLKHNTIITPTDFLRYVDKFTPIDSNNRNILKTKNIIWVLGSNEKTQKEQWFKVLETIGVAPKNIFSVNLSD
- a CDS encoding LuxR C-terminal-related transcriptional regulator is translated as MKKKLGDYSKDLITDVPLDDSHKMYEYYRSTLPNFKDQAVYVYSFKENRMVFAAGWEDVLGYKDDEINMMTIVSITTPRFLKFSSELNDKAMMFIENVHEDLEEYSFTLELEKYHKNGDVVPLFSRVAVHKAANGKVEEIIGISQVIKTLKLGDVMQYAAYGPKSKDFEGALNKELFQHHAISRKEKEALALAAKGFAFKEIAEELNVSQSAIEKRIIPMYKRFKVRSLPHLISFAYENNIL
- a CDS encoding imelysin family protein; the encoded protein is MKTNYLKLSLLALTITFTACKKDDNNNDNLEATKNEFIQNYANIVAANYEDTYKTAVTMQTAIDAFIDAPSDDNLTAAKNAWLYARDFYGQTEAFRVAGGPIDNDPLNTEGLMNAWPLDESYIDYVDKKGTPSQTGLIGDTSFTITKENLINKNEGGGEETNISTGWHAIEFLLWGQDLNANGVFTDGGNRPYTDYTTADFAERRKTYLTTVTNLLVKNLKDLKDTWAQNGDYRVIFSSLDQNQQLKNILNGIGFISNGEVAGERIIPAIQDGQENEHSCFSDNTNQDLWANVHGLNNVITGKYTRENKTIISGTSLIDLVETVDTDAANTLKNAANTTLTKLDALLAIGKKFDEIISTESLGSNGPAEQLSDALSTQGIRIAEAAHSMSINISIE
- a CDS encoding imelysin family protein, producing the protein MKKIFVLIFVISSFVSCSSDSVSSDNQQFYESFVDNNITPLLNQLEIDCENQRDAILAFKENPTQSNFNVIQEKWLSTALTFSKTTLYNYPKVASKYFNINIYNYIISPSKIESEITINTTFTSSYFNNKTQTIKGLGSIEYLLYNNNNEQEALNLLTQENNASKRIDYLLALSEYTLAQATSLKNFWLNEYKQDFITANSKACSDNRKCIAINQIINVLDVARVTKIGKPAGIDGVHTNVELLEAYKSKSSLLLIKASLEEAKKIYLAGTQSFHTLVDEIDDSKKITASINGNFSTTFKAIDDFNNTLYDGIVSNSDGIHPIYNGIKSLVTSFSVDVTSILSIATLPTDNDGD